From the genome of Azospira restricta, one region includes:
- the pyrF gene encoding orotidine-5'-phosphate decarboxylase, whose amino-acid sequence MTFIESLQAAWTRNDSLLCVGLDPDPAKFPVHLQGRNDAIFEFCRSIVDATADLACCFKPQIAYFAARRAEDQLEALIAHIRITHPGIPVILDAKRGDIGSTAEQYAVEAFERYGADAVTANPYMGRDSVEPYLAYRNKGVILLCRTSNPGGSDLQFLDVGGGVKLYEHVARLVAEEWNGNGQCALVVGATFPAEIARVRALTGDMPLLVPGIGAQGGDIEATVKAGRSAAGSGLMINSSRAILYAGKDENFADAARRVAAETRDAINRFR is encoded by the coding sequence ATGACTTTCATCGAATCACTCCAGGCTGCGTGGACGCGCAACGACTCCCTGCTCTGCGTCGGACTCGACCCCGACCCGGCCAAGTTCCCGGTGCACCTGCAGGGGCGCAACGACGCGATCTTCGAGTTCTGCCGCAGCATCGTCGACGCCACCGCCGACCTTGCCTGCTGCTTCAAGCCGCAGATCGCCTACTTCGCCGCGCGCCGCGCCGAGGACCAGCTGGAGGCGCTGATCGCGCACATCCGCATCACCCACCCCGGCATCCCGGTGATCCTCGACGCCAAGCGCGGCGACATCGGCAGCACCGCCGAGCAGTACGCGGTCGAGGCCTTCGAGCGCTACGGCGCCGACGCCGTCACCGCCAACCCGTACATGGGCCGCGACTCGGTCGAGCCCTACCTCGCCTACAGGAACAAGGGCGTGATCCTGCTCTGCCGCACTTCGAACCCCGGCGGCAGCGACCTGCAGTTCCTCGACGTCGGCGGCGGCGTCAAGCTCTACGAGCACGTCGCCCGGCTGGTGGCCGAGGAGTGGAACGGCAACGGCCAGTGCGCGCTGGTGGTCGGCGCCACCTTCCCCGCCGAGATCGCCCGCGTGCGCGCGCTGACCGGCGACATGCCGCTGCTGGTGCCGGGCATCGGCGCCCAGGGCGGCGACATCGAGGCGACGGTGAAGGCCGGCCGCAGCGCCGCCGGCAGCGGGCTGATGATCAATTCCTCGCGCGCCATCCTCTACGCCGGCAAGGACGAGAACTTCGCCGACGCGGCGCGCCGCGTCGCCGCCGAAACGCGCGACGCGATCAACCGCTTCCGCTGA
- a CDS encoding ABC transporter ATP-binding protein, with protein sequence MAAPLIALAGIERVFHLGDSEVHALHRLDLQIDAGEYVAVMGPSGSGKSTLLNLVGLLDRPNAGTYRLEGRDVTTLSPEEQARVRSERIGFVFQSFHLVPRLTAAENIALPMTLAGIPPAERAARVAQALKDYGLADRAGHRPDELSGGQRQRVAIARATIMRPAVILADEPTGNLDRATGDEVVRLLEELNAQGVTLIVVTHDAALGGRARRRLQMEDGSLKRDSAAA encoded by the coding sequence ATGGCGGCGCCGCTGATCGCGCTCGCCGGCATCGAGCGCGTCTTCCACCTCGGCGACAGCGAGGTGCATGCGCTGCACCGGCTCGACCTGCAGATCGACGCCGGCGAGTACGTCGCGGTGATGGGGCCGTCGGGCTCCGGCAAGTCGACGCTGCTGAACCTGGTCGGCCTGCTCGACCGCCCCAACGCCGGCACCTACCGGCTGGAGGGGCGCGACGTGACGACGCTGTCGCCCGAGGAGCAGGCGCGCGTCAGGAGCGAACGGATCGGCTTCGTCTTCCAGAGCTTCCACCTGGTGCCGCGGCTGACCGCCGCCGAGAACATCGCACTGCCGATGACGCTGGCCGGCATCCCGCCGGCCGAGCGCGCCGCGCGCGTCGCGCAGGCGCTCAAGGACTACGGCCTCGCCGACCGCGCCGGCCACCGCCCGGACGAGCTTTCCGGCGGCCAGCGCCAGCGCGTCGCGATCGCCCGCGCGACGATCATGCGGCCGGCGGTGATCCTCGCCGACGAGCCGACCGGCAACCTCGACCGCGCCACCGGCGACGAGGTCGTGCGCCTGCTCGAGGAGCTCAATGCGCAGGGCGTGACGCTGATCGTCGTCACCCACGACGCCGCGCTCGGCGGCCGCGCGCGGCGCCGGCTGCAGATGGAGGACGGGTCGCTCAAGCGCGACTCGGCCGCGGCCTGA
- a CDS encoding efflux RND transporter periplasmic adaptor subunit, translated as MKPGTLTRRLPLALAVIALVAAAVWWAGRPKPVAVALAEIDRGKVEASIANTRAGTVEACQRTKLSTIVGGRIELLAVKEGDRVQKGQLLMKLWNDDQQAQATLAGAQMETARRRVNEVCTLAANAAKEAERQASLRARGFVSGSREEAARAEADAKHAGCAAAKAEVASADARLKATRVEQGRTVLYAPFDGTVAKIVGEVGEYSTPSPPGVPTPPAIDLIDDSCLYVKAPMDEVDAPKIAAGQPVRISLDALPKRSFPGKVKRVAPYVSAVEKQARTVDVEALFDDPQAPGKLLVGYSADIEVILAVRENVVRVPTSALQEGGRVLVAGSDGRLAERQLKTGLSNWEYTEVVDGLAAGERVVTSLEREGVKAGAAWVADEKKNGGK; from the coding sequence ATGAAACCCGGCACCCTGACCCGCCGCCTGCCGCTCGCGCTGGCCGTGATCGCCCTCGTCGCCGCCGCCGTCTGGTGGGCCGGCCGGCCGAAGCCGGTGGCCGTCGCGCTGGCCGAGATCGACCGCGGCAAGGTCGAGGCCAGCATCGCCAACACCCGCGCCGGCACCGTCGAGGCCTGCCAGCGCACCAAGCTGTCGACCATCGTCGGCGGCCGCATCGAGCTGCTGGCGGTGAAGGAAGGCGACCGCGTACAGAAGGGCCAGCTGCTGATGAAGCTGTGGAACGACGACCAGCAGGCGCAGGCGACGCTCGCCGGCGCGCAGATGGAAACGGCGCGGCGGCGGGTGAACGAGGTGTGCACGCTGGCCGCCAACGCGGCAAAGGAAGCCGAGCGCCAGGCCTCGCTGCGCGCGCGCGGCTTCGTCTCCGGCTCGCGCGAGGAGGCGGCGCGCGCCGAGGCCGACGCCAAGCACGCCGGCTGCGCGGCGGCGAAGGCCGAGGTCGCGTCGGCCGACGCCAGGCTCAAGGCGACCCGCGTCGAGCAGGGGCGCACCGTGCTCTACGCGCCCTTCGACGGCACCGTCGCCAAGATCGTCGGCGAGGTCGGCGAGTACTCCACCCCGTCGCCCCCCGGCGTGCCGACGCCGCCGGCGATCGACCTGATCGACGACTCCTGCCTCTACGTCAAGGCGCCGATGGACGAGGTCGACGCGCCGAAGATCGCCGCCGGCCAGCCGGTGCGCATCAGCCTCGACGCGCTGCCGAAGCGGAGCTTCCCGGGCAAGGTGAAGCGCGTCGCGCCCTACGTCTCGGCGGTCGAGAAGCAGGCGCGCACGGTCGACGTCGAGGCGCTGTTCGACGACCCGCAGGCGCCAGGCAAGCTGCTCGTCGGCTACAGCGCCGACATCGAGGTGATCCTCGCCGTGCGCGAGAACGTCGTGCGCGTGCCGACCTCGGCGCTGCAGGAAGGCGGCCGCGTGCTGGTCGCCGGCAGCGACGGCCGGCTCGCCGAGCGGCAGCTGAAGACCGGGCTGTCGAACTGGGAATACACCGAGGTGGTCGACGGACTCGCCGCCGGCGAGCGCGTCGTCACCTCGCTCGAACGCGAAGGCGTCAAGGCCGGTGCTGCCTGGGTCGCCGACGAGAAGAAGAACGGCGGCAAGTGA